CAATTATACAACCAGAACACTCTATTTATTTCCCTGTAGTATAACCGTTGCACGGCATGGTAATTTTATTCTGTGTGCTTGTTAGCTCATACTACTATGCTAAATATTGTGTCTCACTTTCCTCCACATCCTTCGTTGTACAGGAGAGAAGGAGCTGAGAGTCTCGTTGATGGCTGCTTGGCCTGTGGCTGCAGATGCAAGATTACCGAAACATCAGAAAAAGGAACTCAAGTGGAGCCAGCGGCTGCTCATGACCATTTGTATGCAACCACTCGCAGGCAGGCCCCGGTCACTGCAGACAGTGCTTGCCAGACTATATTCAGTGCATACTCAACTCTTGCACCAAGTCACTTCCGCTTCTTTACAGGTCTGTCAAAAGTAGTATTTGACGAACTGGTTCGGACTCTTTCCACTATTGTGAAGAGCCCCTTCACTATGCCCTTTGAGGACCAAATCCTACTTACACTGATGCGGCTGCGTCTTGGCCTATTGCTTAATGACCTTAGCTTACGTTTTGGtccatccactgcagccattagCAGGATTTTCTGCTTCATTGTAACAAAACTTGCCAAGTTTGCCAGAGAGTTCTTAGTGTTCTGGCTGCCAAGAACAGCAATCAGGAGGACATTGCCTTATGTTTTTGAGGAGAATTACTCCGTAACTTGCATTGTGGACTGTTTCGAAATTTTCATTGACAGACCTGGGCAACTGCACCGAAGAAATACAACTTACAGTTCCTACAAATCGCACAATACGGCCAAAATTCTTCACGTCATTGCATCAAGTGGGTTTATTATGTTTTTGTCAAAACCGTATGGTGGCCGTGCAAGCGATCGTTTCATCACTTTGGACAGTGGTTTTTTAGACCACCCGACGCAAGGCGACGAAGTCCTCGCTGACCGTGGCTTTAACATAGATGACCTGCTCCCACCATCTGTTAAAGTTTCACTTCCAAGCTTTTCCAAAGGCCGGCCGCAGATTTGTCGTTCAGATGTAGTAAGTTCGCGTCGCCTGGCAAGGCTTCGTATTCATGTTGAGCGATCAATAAGGCGTCTCAAA
This region of Amblyomma americanum isolate KBUSLIRL-KWMA chromosome 5, ASM5285725v1, whole genome shotgun sequence genomic DNA includes:
- the LOC144133692 gene encoding uncharacterized protein LOC144133692, with product MPFEDQILLTLMRLRLGLLLNDLSLRFGPSTAAISRIFCFIVTKLAKFAREFLVFWLPRTAIRRTLPYVFEENYSVTCIVDCFEIFIDRPGQLHRRNTTYSSYKSHNTAKILHVIASSGFIMFLSKPYGGRASDRFITLDSGFLDHPTQGDEVLADRGFNIDDLLPPSVKVSLPSFSKGRPQICRSDVVSSRRLARLRIHVERSIRRLKCFRILKQFPASIFTKKPLANDVLVAIAGLCNLQPNLIRDHGDASEPGAQAPSHPGKQLEVVDNTPE